A genomic window from Clostridium aceticum includes:
- a CDS encoding FeoA family protein has product MKEKLIPLNLLPIGGFARVKELVSEGSARRRMLDLGLITDTKVESLRKSPSGDPIAYEIRGTVIALRSEEASKILVEAIEK; this is encoded by the coding sequence ATGAAAGAAAAATTAATTCCATTAAATCTATTGCCAATAGGTGGATTTGCAAGAGTGAAGGAACTTGTATCAGAGGGAAGTGCTAGAAGGCGGATGCTGGATCTAGGCTTGATTACAGACACGAAGGTGGAATCCTTAAGAAAAAGTCCTTCTGGAGACCCTATCGCCTATGAAATAAGAGGTACTGTTATTGCTCTTCGGTCAGAAGAAGCCTCAAAGATTCTGGTAGAGGCAATTGAAAAATAA
- the feoB gene encoding ferrous iron transport protein B has protein sequence MGLTHQSTGKGALDEMFNVQLNSPDEIVIALAGNPNTGKSTVFNSLTGLNQHTGNWPGKTVTNAQGRYAHKDKKFVLVDLPGTYSLLANSVEEEVARDFICFGKPQATVVVTDATSLERNLILVLQILEITDKVVLCVNLMDEAKRKGIEVDLQGLSESLGVSVVGTSARDGVGLEELKDTVYKVALGEISLKPKKIHYGKEIEEVLQTIEGKMEKVVEDQINSRWVALQLLNGDTKILQSINTYLKEQELNSEGLEGCIKEGEEFLKKENIKQEENQDKIVAAIVKEAEKIHKKTVLIKNEKYNEMDRKIDNILTSRVFGIPIMIALLGIVFWITLEGAEYPAEALATFFSAMEQPISNFVLGLGVPDWLHGMLVFGVYRTLSWVVAVMLPPMAIFFPLFTLLEDLGYLPRVAFNLDNFFKKACAHGKQALTMCMGFGCNAAGVIACRIIDSPRERLIAIITNNFVPCNGRFPILISMAVIFIGGSATGISQSFIATLSVLGVIILGVVLTLVVSKILSKTILKGLPSSFTLELPPYRKPQVGRVLVRSILDRTLFVLGRAIMVAAPAGIVIWIMANIMVGDISILDHCAAFLDPFGRLIGMDGYIIMAFILGLPANEIVIPIIVMSYLSTGAMLELDSLEALRELLIDNGWTWLTAVCVMIFTLLHFPCGTTMLTIRKETQSKKWTFASFMIPTVTGVFVCFIVAQTARLLGLV, from the coding sequence GTGGGACTTACGCACCAATCAACGGGAAAAGGCGCATTAGATGAAATGTTTAATGTACAACTTAACTCTCCCGATGAAATAGTGATTGCTCTGGCGGGTAATCCTAATACGGGAAAAAGTACAGTATTTAACAGTTTAACAGGGCTGAACCAACACACCGGAAACTGGCCAGGAAAAACCGTCACCAATGCACAGGGAAGGTATGCTCATAAGGATAAAAAATTTGTATTAGTGGATTTGCCAGGAACCTATTCTTTGTTGGCAAATTCTGTGGAAGAAGAGGTAGCAAGGGACTTTATATGTTTTGGTAAGCCTCAAGCAACTGTTGTAGTAACAGATGCTACATCCTTAGAGAGAAACTTAATTTTGGTGTTACAAATTTTAGAAATAACAGATAAAGTAGTGCTGTGTGTCAACCTTATGGATGAAGCCAAAAGAAAGGGAATAGAAGTTGATTTACAGGGGCTATCTGAAAGTTTAGGTGTTTCAGTGGTAGGAACCAGTGCTAGAGATGGTGTAGGTCTAGAGGAATTAAAGGATACAGTTTATAAGGTGGCTTTAGGAGAAATTAGCTTAAAGCCTAAGAAGATACACTATGGAAAAGAGATAGAAGAAGTACTGCAAACAATTGAAGGCAAGATGGAAAAAGTAGTAGAGGATCAAATCAACAGTCGATGGGTAGCTCTCCAACTCCTTAATGGAGATACTAAAATTCTACAATCTATAAACACTTATTTAAAGGAACAAGAATTGAACTCAGAAGGTTTAGAAGGTTGTATAAAAGAGGGGGAGGAGTTTCTTAAAAAAGAAAATATAAAACAAGAAGAAAATCAGGATAAAATTGTTGCTGCTATTGTAAAAGAAGCTGAAAAAATCCACAAGAAGACTGTCCTTATCAAAAATGAAAAGTATAATGAAATGGATAGAAAAATTGATAATATATTAACATCTAGAGTATTTGGAATCCCTATTATGATAGCATTACTGGGGATAGTTTTTTGGATCACCTTAGAGGGAGCAGAGTATCCAGCAGAAGCCTTAGCTACTTTCTTTTCTGCCATGGAGCAACCTATATCAAACTTTGTTTTAGGATTAGGAGTACCAGATTGGCTGCACGGCATGTTGGTATTTGGGGTATATCGAACCTTATCATGGGTTGTAGCAGTAATGCTGCCTCCAATGGCGATATTTTTCCCTTTGTTTACTTTACTAGAAGATTTAGGGTATTTGCCTCGGGTAGCTTTTAATTTAGATAACTTCTTTAAGAAAGCTTGTGCACATGGTAAACAGGCGTTGACCATGTGTATGGGATTTGGGTGTAATGCAGCAGGTGTTATTGCCTGTAGAATTATCGATTCTCCTAGGGAAAGACTAATAGCTATTATCACCAATAATTTTGTACCTTGTAACGGTAGGTTTCCTATTTTGATTTCTATGGCGGTTATTTTTATAGGGGGATCCGCTACAGGCATCAGCCAATCCTTTATAGCTACACTTTCAGTGTTAGGAGTAATTATTTTAGGGGTTGTTTTGACACTTGTTGTTTCAAAGATTCTATCCAAAACAATTTTAAAAGGATTGCCTTCTTCCTTTACATTGGAATTACCTCCCTATAGAAAGCCACAAGTGGGAAGGGTTTTAGTTCGATCCATACTAGACAGGACTCTATTCGTATTAGGAAGAGCTATTATGGTAGCAGCACCTGCAGGCATTGTTATTTGGATAATGGCAAATATTATGGTCGGCGATATAAGCATATTAGATCATTGTGCCGCTTTTTTAGATCCCTTTGGTCGCTTAATTGGTATGGATGGGTATATCATTATGGCCTTCATACTAGGGCTTCCTGCTAATGAAATTGTTATACCTATTATTGTTATGAGCTATTTGTCTACAGGTGCTATGCTGGAACTAGACAGTTTAGAAGCCTTGAGAGAGCTACTTATAGATAATGGATGGACTTGGTTGACAGCAGTATGTGTTATGATTTTTACATTGTTACATTTTCCTTGTGGTACTACAATGCTGACAATAAGGAAGGAAACCCAGAGTAAGAAATGGACCTTTGCTTCCTTCATGATACCAACAGTTACTGGTGTGTTTGTCTGCTTTATTGTAGCTCAGACTGCTAGGTTGTTAGGACTAGTATAG
- a CDS encoding DeoR/GlpR family DNA-binding transcription regulator produces MLPAERRKIITDHLKEHGKVIVEDLAEVLSVSTMTIRRDLQILEEEDIVTRTYGGAVLKEPLIKEVPYKDKATTNISIKRKLALYASSLVHEGYTVILDAGTTNMEIAKQLVNKKDIKIVTNDVMIAAFLYPYENIEVYCCGGCIQKSTGAVIGSNARDFFKDVLADIIFIGANAVDLKSGITTPTLDKAKLKKQMLQAGEEKVLVCDSSKFGKKSFAKVCSLEELDLIITDTDLELEAVDVLKTKKVAIERIEK; encoded by the coding sequence ATGTTACCTGCTGAAAGAAGAAAAATAATAACTGATCATTTAAAAGAGCACGGGAAGGTAATCGTGGAGGATTTGGCAGAGGTATTAAGTGTATCAACTATGACCATAAGAAGAGATTTACAGATCTTAGAAGAAGAAGATATCGTTACAAGAACCTATGGAGGGGCTGTATTAAAGGAGCCACTAATAAAGGAAGTACCTTATAAAGATAAGGCAACAACGAACATAAGCATAAAAAGAAAGTTAGCGCTATATGCCTCTAGTTTGGTACATGAGGGGTATACGGTGATCTTAGATGCTGGCACTACAAATATGGAGATAGCGAAACAATTGGTGAATAAGAAGGATATCAAGATTGTTACCAACGATGTAATGATTGCAGCCTTTTTGTATCCTTATGAAAATATAGAGGTTTATTGTTGTGGTGGATGTATTCAAAAATCTACTGGTGCTGTCATTGGTTCTAATGCAAGAGATTTCTTTAAAGATGTATTAGCGGATATAATTTTTATAGGAGCTAATGCTGTTGATTTGAAAAGTGGCATTACTACACCTACCTTAGATAAAGCAAAACTGAAAAAGCAAATGCTCCAAGCGGGGGAAGAAAAAGTTTTAGTATGTGACAGCTCGAAGTTTGGAAAAAAAAGTTTTGCAAAGGTATGCTCTTTAGAGGAACTAGACTTAATTATTACAGACACTGACCTAGAGTTAGAAGCAGTAGATGTATTGAAGACAAAGAAAGTTGCCATCGAAAGGATAGAAAAATAG
- a CDS encoding four-carbon acid sugar kinase family protein yields the protein MSRIIVIADDLTGANATGVLLARRGFKSATYLNLQNFSEEKNNFDTIAISTDSRGISRELAYARVVEIVKVFKNKTISMFSKRIDSTLRGNIGAEIEAVLDTLDKEELAIVVASFPSSGRIAVGGYLMVNAIPLEKTDVAKDPKTPVDTSCIIELISNQTTYEVGFIPLKEVLKGKNSLKDRILQEKRSGKRIVIIDAATDEEIEAIAKAATATKLSIVAVDPGPFTAALAKTLLGQSSVIPGKKVMFAVGSVTNNTQRQLEELKLKHTPLIAKVDPEALIYPERKEEEIHRVVTTLLSQMNQYEVLGVTTNGSSILNLKEISRSLNISEDDVTQRIAEGLAKITENTMRLSKGLIGALYTSGGDITVAVCKELKSAGIEVKDEVLPLAAYGRIIDGQYNNMPIITKGGLVGGDTAMIDSIEYLLTKISNEYHINLD from the coding sequence ATGTCTAGAATAATAGTAATAGCCGATGATTTGACGGGTGCCAATGCTACAGGGGTTTTGTTAGCAAGAAGGGGATTCAAATCTGCTACCTACTTAAATTTACAAAACTTTTCTGAAGAAAAGAATAACTTTGATACTATTGCCATAAGTACAGATAGCAGGGGTATTAGTCGAGAGTTAGCCTATGCACGAGTGGTGGAAATAGTAAAGGTCTTTAAAAACAAAACGATTAGCATGTTTAGTAAAAGAATTGACAGTACCTTGAGAGGAAATATAGGAGCAGAAATAGAGGCTGTGTTAGACACCTTAGATAAAGAAGAACTAGCTATTGTCGTAGCTTCTTTTCCTTCCTCTGGCAGAATAGCGGTAGGGGGATATCTCATGGTTAATGCTATTCCCTTGGAAAAGACAGATGTAGCAAAAGACCCTAAAACTCCCGTAGATACTTCCTGTATTATAGAATTGATCAGCAATCAAACAACTTATGAGGTTGGTTTTATTCCCTTAAAGGAAGTTTTGAAGGGAAAGAATAGCTTAAAAGATAGAATTTTACAGGAAAAGAGAAGTGGCAAAAGGATAGTGATTATAGATGCAGCAACAGATGAGGAAATAGAAGCGATAGCTAAGGCTGCAACTGCTACAAAACTATCGATTGTTGCGGTAGATCCAGGGCCTTTTACCGCTGCTTTAGCTAAAACTTTACTAGGGCAATCCAGTGTAATACCTGGGAAAAAAGTGATGTTTGCAGTAGGAAGCGTTACCAACAACACACAGAGACAGTTAGAAGAATTAAAGTTAAAGCATACACCACTAATTGCAAAAGTAGATCCTGAAGCACTTATTTATCCAGAAAGGAAGGAAGAAGAGATCCATAGAGTAGTGACAACGCTTCTATCTCAAATGAATCAATATGAAGTGTTAGGAGTCACAACTAATGGTAGCAGCATCTTAAACTTAAAGGAAATCAGCAGAAGTCTAAATATATCGGAAGATGATGTGACTCAAAGAATAGCTGAGGGATTAGCAAAGATAACAGAGAATACAATGCGATTAAGTAAAGGTTTAATCGGTGCTTTATATACCAGCGGGGGGGATATTACTGTAGCAGTGTGTAAAGAACTGAAGTCTGCTGGAATAGAAGTAAAGGACGAAGTATTGCCTTTAGCTGCCTATGGGCGAATTATTGATGGTCAATACAACAATATGCCTATTATAACGAAGGGTGGCCTAGTGGGGGGAGATACCGCTATGATTGATAGTATTGAATATCTACTAACAAAGATATCTAATGAATATCATATAAATTTAGACTGA
- the pdxA gene encoding 4-hydroxythreonine-4-phosphate dehydrogenase PdxA, which yields MKIPVIGIPMGDPAGIGPEIVVKALAVEEIHKLCKAVVIGDKSTLLQAMDICGVDLEIKVISQINEGDYREGILNLIDLKNVEIENLKFGKVQAMGGKAAFDYIKKSVDLAKSGEIDVLATTPINKEALKAANIHYIGHTEILADLTNTNDPLTMFEVDKLRVFFLSRHVSLREACDLVKKERVFDYIQRCYAALERLGIHGAKLAVAGLNPHSGENGLFGREEVDEINIAIEEARQKGIDVVGPVPADSVFHFGLKGNFDAVLSLYHDQGHIATKMVDFERTISLTNNMPFLRTSVDHGTAFDIAGTGKASAVSMIEAIKVGAKYGSYFKK from the coding sequence ATGAAAATACCAGTGATAGGAATACCAATGGGAGACCCTGCAGGAATAGGGCCAGAAATTGTAGTAAAGGCATTAGCAGTAGAAGAGATTCATAAGTTATGTAAAGCTGTTGTTATAGGAGATAAATCCACACTATTGCAGGCAATGGATATCTGCGGTGTTGATTTAGAAATAAAAGTAATCTCCCAAATAAATGAAGGAGATTATCGAGAGGGTATTTTAAATTTAATAGACTTAAAAAATGTTGAGATAGAAAACCTCAAATTTGGAAAAGTGCAAGCAATGGGGGGAAAAGCGGCTTTTGATTATATTAAAAAATCTGTAGATTTAGCAAAGTCAGGAGAGATAGATGTTCTTGCCACTACGCCTATAAACAAAGAAGCCTTAAAAGCTGCAAATATTCATTACATTGGTCATACTGAAATATTAGCGGATTTAACCAATACCAATGATCCATTGACTATGTTTGAAGTAGATAAACTTAGAGTATTTTTCTTATCACGTCATGTATCTTTAAGAGAAGCTTGTGACTTAGTAAAGAAAGAAAGAGTTTTCGATTATATACAGAGGTGTTATGCAGCATTAGAGCGGTTGGGTATTCATGGGGCAAAGCTAGCTGTTGCAGGGTTAAATCCACATAGTGGGGAAAATGGTCTTTTTGGCAGAGAAGAGGTAGATGAAATCAATATTGCTATTGAAGAAGCCCGTCAAAAGGGGATTGATGTAGTAGGTCCAGTACCTGCTGACTCAGTATTTCACTTTGGTTTAAAGGGAAACTTTGATGCAGTATTATCCTTATATCATGATCAAGGTCATATTGCCACAAAAATGGTAGACTTTGAAAGAACAATATCTCTGACAAATAATATGCCATTTTTAAGAACTTCTGTAGATCACGGAACAGCCTTTGATATAGCAGGTACAGGGAAAGCCAGTGCTGTCAGCATGATCGAAGCTATTAAAGTAGGGGCAAAATATGGATCTTACTTTAAAAAATAA
- a CDS encoding GntP family permease codes for MELAVSGGQMVLGLVLGIILLLTLILKTKVHAFLALIISAAVTGLVGGMPANGVVGSITRGFGNTLGSIGIIIGFGVMMGQLFEASGAAEKMAKTFIKVLGKKREELAMAITGFIVSIPIFCDSGFVILSPLVKAISRRTKKSVVSLGIALALGLVITHSLVPPTPGPVGVAGIFEVSVGSLLLWGIVLAIPMTLAGMLYGKWMGSQIYQLPGEGDTWIRPNYQDPVYDEIAVSEEEVQLPSTFMAFAPIFIPVILILLSNLSNLLSWGGNTASIIAFIGSPVIAVGIGLLVAILGLTKNLTREETIEKMEEGIRSAGIIILVTGGGGALGTVLRESGAGDYLAQLIAASPLPAILVPFIVASVVRLIQGSGTVAMITAASITAPMLANLQVNPVFAALAACVGSLIFSYFNDSYFWVVNRMLGIKDVKEQIRVWSVTTTIAWAVGLVGLLILNALFG; via the coding sequence ATGGAATTAGCAGTTTCGGGAGGTCAGATGGTTTTAGGATTAGTATTGGGTATTATTTTATTATTAACCTTAATCCTTAAAACAAAGGTACACGCATTCTTAGCATTAATTATTTCAGCTGCTGTAACAGGTTTAGTTGGTGGGATGCCGGCAAATGGCGTGGTTGGGTCCATCACAAGAGGTTTTGGTAACACGCTAGGCAGTATAGGTATTATTATAGGTTTTGGTGTTATGATGGGACAGTTATTTGAGGCATCTGGTGCTGCTGAAAAAATGGCAAAGACTTTTATTAAGGTTCTGGGAAAAAAGAGAGAGGAACTGGCAATGGCTATCACAGGATTTATTGTATCGATCCCAATTTTTTGTGATTCGGGGTTTGTTATCTTATCACCTCTCGTAAAAGCAATTTCTAGAAGAACGAAAAAGTCTGTTGTTTCTTTAGGTATTGCTCTAGCATTGGGTTTAGTGATCACCCACTCATTAGTGCCTCCAACGCCGGGACCAGTTGGTGTTGCTGGAATATTTGAGGTAAGTGTAGGCAGCTTACTGCTTTGGGGAATTGTATTAGCGATTCCTATGACTTTGGCGGGTATGTTATACGGTAAATGGATGGGAAGTCAAATCTACCAATTGCCAGGGGAAGGGGATACTTGGATTCGTCCAAACTATCAAGACCCAGTTTATGACGAAATAGCTGTAAGTGAAGAAGAAGTACAGCTGCCATCTACTTTTATGGCTTTTGCCCCTATTTTTATCCCTGTAATCTTAATTTTGCTATCTAATTTATCAAACTTGTTGAGCTGGGGAGGTAATACAGCTAGTATTATTGCTTTTATAGGTTCTCCCGTAATCGCTGTGGGAATAGGACTATTGGTAGCAATTTTAGGCTTAACAAAGAACTTAACCCGTGAAGAAACTATAGAAAAAATGGAGGAGGGGATTCGTTCCGCTGGGATTATTATCTTAGTAACTGGTGGCGGTGGTGCCTTGGGTACTGTGTTAAGGGAAAGTGGTGCTGGAGATTATTTAGCACAGTTGATCGCTGCTTCTCCTCTACCGGCAATACTAGTTCCCTTCATCGTAGCCTCTGTTGTACGCTTGATTCAAGGAAGTGGCACTGTTGCTATGATCACTGCTGCTTCTATTACAGCACCAATGCTGGCTAATTTACAGGTAAACCCTGTATTTGCAGCATTAGCAGCCTGTGTAGGTTCTTTAATTTTTTCTTACTTTAATGATAGCTATTTCTGGGTTGTAAACCGTATGTTAGGTATTAAAGACGTAAAGGAACAGATTAGAGTATGGTCTGTCACTACTACCATAGCATGGGCAGTAGGACTAGTAGGACTATTAATATTGAATGCTTTATTTGGTTAA
- a CDS encoding DUF3343 domain-containing protein → MKNYYCVLTFHNTHYALNTEKILKENHIPIKLMPVPRQVSSSCGIAAEFPCEDREMILKLCTEHHIEIDEIHKIQKQEKGNWFTKLMGTNS, encoded by the coding sequence TTGAAGAATTACTATTGTGTGCTAACCTTTCACAATACTCACTATGCCCTAAACACCGAAAAAATCTTAAAGGAAAATCATATACCTATCAAGCTTATGCCAGTTCCGAGACAAGTTAGTTCTAGCTGTGGCATAGCCGCTGAATTTCCCTGTGAAGACAGAGAAATGATACTAAAATTATGTACAGAGCACCATATTGAGATTGATGAAATCCACAAAATCCAGAAGCAAGAAAAAGGTAATTGGTTTACGAAATTAATGGGTACAAACTCGTGA
- a CDS encoding sulfurtransferase TusA family protein, which translates to MSNIVDARGRSCPEPVVMTKQAIEGFNGKPIQVLVDTMVAVENIKRFVKNQGFQVEVEENNEEYSLHIRK; encoded by the coding sequence ATGTCTAATATCGTTGATGCAAGAGGCAGATCTTGTCCAGAACCAGTTGTCATGACAAAACAAGCCATTGAAGGCTTTAATGGAAAACCCATACAGGTCTTGGTAGACACTATGGTGGCGGTAGAAAATATTAAGCGTTTCGTAAAAAATCAAGGGTTTCAAGTAGAAGTAGAAGAAAACAACGAAGAGTATTCTCTACATATAAGAAAATAG
- the yedE gene encoding YedE family putative selenium transporter, with protein MQEGKSKIIVSGGLVGLLAALLVKFGNPVNMGICVACFFRDIAGGLGLHRAAAVQYLRPEISGFILGSFGMAKIKGEFKSRGGSSPLLRFVLGFFLMIGALVFLGCPLRMILRLANGDLNALLGLFGYVAGIWIGIQFLKQGFTLGKNTKQTAISGYTLPGFAIAILIFLLAAPAFIFFSESGPGSMTAPIVLALAAGLVVGAVLQRTRLCTAGGIRDILLIKDYHYLWGLIGIFVFALLGNLLFNFDTFKIGFQDQPIAHSDHLWNFLGMTLAGIAAVLLGGCPLRQSILAGEGDTDAAITIFGLMAGAAFAHNFSLAASPQGVGLNGKVAVIIGLFVVLAIGYGVVKSVTHHRETLNTKGGIETNV; from the coding sequence ATGCAAGAGGGTAAAAGTAAGATCATTGTATCTGGCGGACTAGTTGGTCTGCTGGCTGCACTTCTGGTGAAGTTCGGAAATCCTGTTAATATGGGAATCTGCGTAGCTTGTTTTTTTAGAGATATAGCAGGAGGCTTAGGGCTACATAGAGCAGCGGCAGTACAGTATCTACGACCAGAAATTTCTGGATTTATTTTAGGTTCCTTTGGCATGGCAAAGATAAAGGGAGAATTTAAGTCCAGAGGTGGTTCTTCACCATTATTACGATTCGTACTGGGTTTTTTCCTTATGATTGGTGCTTTGGTATTCTTAGGTTGTCCTTTAAGGATGATTTTACGCCTTGCCAATGGTGATCTCAATGCATTATTAGGTTTATTTGGTTATGTAGCTGGTATTTGGATAGGCATTCAATTTTTAAAACAAGGCTTCACCTTAGGAAAAAATACAAAACAAACCGCTATTTCAGGTTATACTCTACCTGGTTTCGCCATTGCTATACTAATTTTTCTTTTAGCAGCTCCCGCTTTTATTTTTTTCAGTGAAAGTGGTCCAGGATCTATGACAGCACCTATAGTCTTGGCACTGGCAGCGGGCCTAGTTGTTGGGGCTGTTTTACAAAGAACCCGCCTTTGTACCGCTGGAGGTATTCGAGATATTTTATTGATCAAAGATTATCATTATTTATGGGGACTTATTGGTATATTTGTGTTTGCACTTTTAGGAAATCTTCTCTTCAATTTCGATACTTTTAAAATAGGCTTCCAGGATCAGCCTATTGCTCATAGCGATCATCTATGGAACTTCCTTGGTATGACTTTAGCAGGTATTGCTGCTGTTTTACTAGGGGGATGCCCTCTTAGACAATCTATTTTAGCAGGTGAAGGAGATACCGATGCTGCTATAACCATCTTCGGTCTCATGGCGGGTGCCGCCTTTGCCCATAATTTTTCTCTAGCAGCAAGCCCTCAGGGAGTTGGCTTAAATGGTAAAGTAGCTGTGATCATAGGACTCTTTGTAGTTTTAGCTATCGGTTATGGGGTTGTAAAATCTGTAACCCATCACAGAGAAACATTGAATACAAAAGGAGGAATAGAAACAAATGTCTAA
- a CDS encoding helix-turn-helix transcriptional regulator, which produces MSIFMEKLKKDQRLLSIISFSLVSGWLLSVVFEGQILYNLMKNVNTEGMTHNTIAVLCHFMGLFISGFFIKKQVTARKAMITSTMICILGSVIFFLPFSMLWYISIGVIAFFAGAYIVSWSFYFKIYSQRGQRFKTAASVLIYSNMLMILINGVAVNISSLFGLALACILLVAGLLLTFNLEASAKEKDYCTVQLEKSHQEAFTSLRSLVILCLFILIITINSGLMYRVVLPAFSHHKLLTSYYWAIPYIAVLFLLKSSKNLINQGYVLHIALAMIGVSYIFFMWLDRSVRSYLMINTLMLAAFGVFDLFWWSILAEFFDYSDNPGKILGIGLSMNVLGISIGGMVGENLFNTGETYLNASLIALIIVCMMVVLLPILHMQLASFFKNDIFLFQSIDMEKHHQKIVVSELKQNKKFTDRETEIIELLLKGYTYKAIAKHLYISENTVKYHVKNIYQKLNINNKMGLIKIFSEEEEKLV; this is translated from the coding sequence ATGAGTATATTCATGGAAAAACTAAAAAAGGATCAACGGTTACTATCTATTATAAGCTTTTCTTTAGTTTCTGGATGGTTATTATCTGTTGTCTTTGAAGGGCAAATTTTATATAACCTTATGAAAAATGTAAACACAGAAGGAATGACACATAATACAATAGCCGTGTTGTGTCATTTTATGGGACTATTTATTAGTGGGTTCTTTATTAAGAAACAGGTTACTGCAAGAAAGGCTATGATAACCTCTACAATGATATGTATACTAGGAAGCGTAATTTTCTTTTTACCCTTTTCTATGCTATGGTATATATCTATTGGTGTCATAGCGTTTTTTGCTGGTGCTTATATAGTCAGTTGGAGTTTTTACTTCAAGATTTATTCTCAAAGGGGACAACGCTTTAAAACAGCAGCAAGTGTCCTGATCTATTCTAATATGTTAATGATTTTGATTAATGGAGTTGCTGTAAATATTTCATCTTTATTTGGGCTTGCTTTAGCCTGTATACTTCTTGTGGCAGGACTGTTACTAACTTTTAACTTGGAAGCGTCGGCTAAAGAGAAGGATTACTGCACAGTGCAGTTAGAAAAATCCCATCAAGAAGCTTTCACCAGCTTAAGATCTCTAGTCATCCTATGTTTATTTATCTTAATTATTACTATCAATTCAGGCTTAATGTACCGTGTGGTACTACCGGCTTTTTCCCATCATAAACTGTTAACAAGCTATTACTGGGCGATACCATATATTGCAGTACTTTTTCTCCTTAAAAGCTCAAAGAATTTAATAAACCAAGGTTATGTATTGCATATTGCTCTTGCTATGATAGGCGTTTCCTATATCTTTTTTATGTGGTTGGATAGGTCTGTTAGAAGCTACTTGATGATCAATACACTGATGCTTGCTGCTTTTGGCGTATTTGACTTGTTTTGGTGGAGCATCTTAGCAGAGTTTTTTGATTATAGTGATAATCCTGGGAAGATTTTAGGAATTGGCTTATCTATGAATGTATTGGGAATTAGTATTGGAGGTATGGTTGGAGAAAATTTATTTAACACTGGAGAAACTTACTTAAATGCCTCCTTAATTGCACTGATTATTGTTTGTATGATGGTGGTCCTACTACCTATACTACATATGCAACTTGCTAGTTTCTTTAAAAATGATATATTTCTTTTTCAGTCTATAGATATGGAGAAACATCATCAGAAGATAGTCGTGTCGGAGCTTAAGCAAAATAAAAAGTTTACTGACAGGGAAACGGAAATTATAGAATTGCTACTCAAGGGATATACCTATAAAGCTATAGCAAAACATCTCTATATAAGTGAAAATACGGTTAAGTATCACGTTAAAAATATATATCAAAAGCTAAACATTAACAACAAAATGGGATTGATCAAAATTTTTTCAGAAGAAGAGGAAAAATTAGTTTGA